In Sebaldella termitidis ATCC 33386, one DNA window encodes the following:
- a CDS encoding D-glycero-alpha-D-manno-heptose-1,7-bisphosphate 7-phosphatase: MNKYILLDRDGTINIEKDYLYKIEDFEYEYGVIEALEIFQKKGYKLAVITNQSGIGRGYYSEEDFLKLTSFVENDLKKKGIIIEKTYYCPHHTDGKGNYKTECECRKPGTLLFEKAVKELDIDTRNTYMLGDKASDLIPADKLGIKPVFLRTGHGREESLKGLDFDFLSFDNILDFAKTL, encoded by the coding sequence ATGAATAAATATATTTTACTGGATAGAGACGGTACTATAAATATCGAAAAGGATTATCTTTATAAAATAGAAGATTTTGAATATGAATATGGTGTTATAGAAGCACTTGAAATTTTTCAGAAAAAAGGCTACAAGCTTGCAGTAATTACTAACCAGTCAGGTATTGGAAGGGGTTATTACAGTGAGGAGGATTTTCTAAAGCTGACTTCTTTTGTGGAAAATGATCTGAAAAAAAAGGGTATTATTATAGAAAAAACTTATTATTGTCCTCATCATACAGACGGTAAGGGAAATTATAAAACAGAATGTGAATGCAGAAAGCCGGGGACACTTTTGTTTGAAAAGGCGGTAAAAGAATTAGATATAGATACCCGGAATACTTATATGCTCGGGGATAAGGCCAGTGATCTGATTCCCGCAGATAAGCTAGGAATAAAGCCTGTTTTTCTGCGTACAGGACACGGACGTGAAGAATCACTTAAAGGACTGGATTTTGACTTCTTAAGTTTTGATAATATTCTGGATTTTGCTAAAACTTTGTAG